TGATTTGCTTTTCCTGTCGCTTTCGCGGTCTCCCAGGTAATCGATGAGCCCCAGGACATAACCGCTTCGCTGAATCTCTTCACAGATGCTTTCCTTTGCATATCGATCCGGAGTTTCCATGAGTTCACGGAACGAATCGATGGATGCTTCACCCATTTCGGAGAGGGCGAACGCGGCGGCGTCCCTCACCTGCCACTTTTCGTCAAGCGCGAACTTCTTCAGCATCTCCATGTAATGATCGCATTTTATCCTGCCGATGGTCTTCGCGGCCTGCAGTCGAACGAACCACACCGGATCCGAGACGAGAGGCTTGAAAACAGCGGGATCGCAGGAATATGAAGCATTGTCTTCCCTGCCCAGGAGACGAAGCGCCTTTCCCCGAACCTCCGGATCCGAGTGGGAAACGAGGGTAACCGCCATATCGAACATCTCTTTGTGCGGAGGGAAGCCGATCAGCGTCTCGACGAGCAGGGCGAGAATCTTCGGGTCGGAAGTTTTCCCTGCATATTCTATAATCGTTGCACTGGCCCACGGTTCAAAGAGGAGAAGGGATGTCTGAATGGTTTTTGAAGATACGTTTTCATTCTTCATCAGTTTGGGTAGGGCATTCAGCAAACGATGAAGAGCATCCCGCTTCCCGATTCGGCAGAGAGCCCGGAAGGCAACGGTGGATACTTCCGATTTTGGATGATCCAGAAGTTTGCTGAGGGGCTCCAGTGAGGATGGGTCGCCGATCCGCCCCAGTTTATCGGCCGCCATCGACAAATCGATGGCGGAACGGGCCGAAAGCAGAGATTGGTAATGCTTGGTGTAGCCGAGAGCGGTAAACAGGCGCCTGGCAAAGGCTTTCTGGCCTTTTCTTTCGGCAAATTCGAAAATAACGTCCTCAAGAGCGACCCATTCGACAGAACCCTTGCGAACGGCCGATTGCCACTGGCTGACGGAGAATCTATCTATCGCCGTGATGGAATCGATCTCCGCGAGTTTGGTTCGGAACTTGTCTCTGAGTTGGTCAATTGTAGAATAACGGCGTTCGTTCCTGATCCTTCGGAATACCGAAGCGATAATGAAACCAAGAACGAACGAAAAGACCGACAAGATAGAGACGATCAGGATCAGTCGCAAATCACCCATATCATCTTCCGCCTCTCTGTAATTTTTCGTCGGACTTATACATCCATATATCTTTTTTGTCTAATGGTTTTAAGAAAATAGACCTATACCTTTCGGTATAGTCCGAAAGCCTTCGCCTCCCTGCCTGATAGACATCCTCAATATATATGAATGGTTGATTGGTCTCCCGGTTCACGAAAACAAATCGTCTCGACAAAAAAGATCCTGAATGGTAATCACGCCGGACGAACCCATTTCCGTTCGCAGAAAAAATCAATGAATTGAGGCGTAATATGAACAAGAATTCAAAGGATTGCAACCGGAAAAGGAGGATGACGACCACTTTTTTTTCTGCGGCCTTCTTTCTGCTATTCCTATCACAGGGCTGGTGTGCCAATTCCGCCTCTTCGGCGGGCATGGCCGTTACGCCTGCACATGTTACGGTTCTGATGTATCACAAGGTTTCCGACAATCCGGAAGAGTCGCCGGATCATACGCTGGTTCGAGTGGCCCGCTTTGAAGAGCAGATGAAATATCTAAAGGATAACGGTTACACGACCATCGATCTCTATGATCTGAAAGCATATATGGATAAAAAAATATCTCTTCCCGAGAAATCGGTCGTCCTGACATTTGACGACGGCTGGAAGAGCGTGAAGAATGCCATACCGATCATGAAAAAATACAACTTCAAGGCAACCTTCTTTATCGTGCTGGAGTACATCGACGGCGCCTATCCCGCCTTCCTGACCTGGGAGGAATTTTCGGAGATCCTGGCCGATAGAAATTTTGATGTCGGCTGCCATTCACATACACATCCCTGGATACCCGGAAACCATCTCATTTCCTGGCTCACCGGGAAGACTCCGAACCGGTCGCGGTCCGATGTCGTGGCAGAGGTCGCCGGAGCGAAAAAGAGTATGGAAGATAAGCTCCAACGACCGATTGTTCATTACTCCTGGCCCAGCGGATGGTACAACGCAGAACTGCTCGCTATCGCCCGGGACTCCGGATACATCACGACGGTGACCACGGACCAGGGTGTGAACATGCCTGGCATGGATCCCATGAAAATCCGCAGATACCCGGTTTACGGGCAGTTTTCGATAGAGCAGTTCGGGCAGCTTCTCACGACCAATTTCGGAGACGTGTCTCCGATGGCCGGATCGGTTCCGGCCGGGAAAGACGCGGCATCCGGTTACCCGACACGCAAATAAGCATATGAAAACAAATATTATGGAGATAAGAATGAACGGACTTCTGCGTCTGGTTTCGTTGATCGTGATTTCAACCTTCCTGCTTCTTCCAGCCCCACCTACGGCTCATTCCGCGGAAAGCCCGGCGGACCGGGCGTTGAACCTGATGAAACAAGGAAAGCCGGAGCAGGCGGTGACCCTCCTGTCGACGCCGAAAGCAATGAAAGATGCAGGGCTTTCGTCCATCCAGGGTTGGGCCTACCTTCGTCTGAACGATCCCGACGGTGCGGAAAAGGCTTTTCGCCGCAGCATCGGACTCCGGGAAAAGCAATCGGATGCCCACTGTGGTCTCGGGTATGTGAATCTTCGTCGGGGCCTTCCCGTGGATGCAATGGTCTCTTTCAAAAAGGGTCTTGAACAGGGCAGGATGAACATGGATTGCATGGCCGGACTCGCCATGGCGCTGGAGCAGACCGGGGACAGGACGGGGGCGAAGCAGGCCGCGGAAACCGTTCTGAAAAAAGACAAAACCAATGAACTGGCCCAGGCTGTACTGCGCCGTCTCGACCTGACGGAGGAAAGGCCGCCGGAAGATCCGATTCGAATCGCCCTCGATACCTACCGGAAAGGCGAATGGGGGGCGGCCCGGATTCTGCTGAAGAAGATCGCTTTCGACGGGAAAATGAACGAAACGGTTCTGTCGGCCCTGGCGGACTGCCATTACCGGCTGGGGAACGTTCCGGAAGCTGCGGACGTCTATCGCCTCATGATGGAGAGAGGAATCGGCACCGAGATGGCCAGGCTTCAGCTTTCGAGAATCTATGGCATCCGGCCGGGGGACGTCCAGTGGTGGCAGAAATCGTCCCCGCTTACAAGGGGCAGACCGGCGAAAACACAGTTTCTCTATCGTGCAAAAGGGGATTACTTTGAATACTTTGACGGAAAGGATTGGAAGCGAACCTACCTTGTCGGCATGAACATCGGTCCGGCCGCTCCCGGCGAGTACCCCTCGACGGCCCCCAGGGATGTGGAGGCATACGAGGTCTGGTTTGATCAGATTGCCGCCATGGAATCGAACATGATCCGGGCCTATACGATTCTACCCCCGGCATTTTACACGGCACTGAAAAGACACAACGAAAAGGCGTCCCGACCGCTGTGGCTCCTGCAGGAGGTCTGGCTCACCGAACGGGAGGACACGGTTGATCTTTACGACAGCAGATGGCGGGACGAATTCAGGGAAGAAGCACGACGCGTGGTCGACCTTCTCCACGGGAATGCCGTGATTCCTTACCGTCCAGGGCATGCCGCCGGGATCTACACGGCGGACGTCTCCCCTTACGTTTTCGCCATCGGACCGGGACGGGAAGTGGAAACCTCCATCGTCCTGGGAACCAACCGGCTGCACCCGAACAAGACATCCTATAAAGGCCGCTATATCGAGGTGAAAAACGGGAACCCGAGCGAGGTGTGGTTTGCAGAGACAATTGATTATGTCGCTTCCTATGAAATGGAGAGGTACAACGCACAGAGGCCGATGACCATCGTGAACTGGCCGCCATTGGATCCCATGAGCCATGTCACCGAGGCAAACTATGCGGAAGAAATGGCGATGCGCGGGATCCCCGTCGCCGCGACGACCAAAGACATGAATGACAGTGACGCCGTTTCACTCGACGTCATGAAACTGAACGCTACATCCACCTATCCCGCCGGATTGTTTGCGGCTTTTCATGTCTACACATACTGGCCGGACTTTCTCATGTATGACAGGGAATACCCCAAAACGCGCGATGATCTCGGTTCGAACCGGTATTACGGGTATCTCCTCGACCTGAAAAAGCACCACCGCGGCATGCCCCTCCTCGTCGCCGAGTACGGGGTCCCGACCAGTTGGGGAATCGCCCATGTACATCCAGACGGATGGCACAACGGCGGGTTCAGCGAAAAAGGCCAAGCCGAGCTCCTGGATCGCATGACCAGAAATATCAAAGATTCCGGCTGTGCCGGCGGTCTCATCTTCGCGTGGCTGGACGAGTGGTGGAAATCCGTGGCCGACAATTTTACCCGGCCCTTCGATCAACCCCCCGAGCGCCGCACATTCTGGCAGAACATGCTCAATCCGGAAGAAAACTTCGGCATCGTCGGGTACAGGCCGAACGCCACGGTACCCCTCCTGCGCGGGAATGACAGCGACTGGGAAAAGGCAACGACCATTTCGGCCGACTCATCTCCAAAAGCCGGACGGATTCGAGCGGTCCGTGCCATGTCCGACTACGCTTACGTCTATCTCCGTATCGATTTGGATAAGAGCCGGTCGGTGATCGACTGGAAAAAGGAAGCCTTCTGGGTGGCCCTGAGCACCCTTCCTGGCCGCGCCGGAAGCCGGGAACTTCCCAGACCGGCCCCGCGCATTACGGACGGCGCGACGTTTCTCCTGAAGTTCGACCGTCCGGATATGGCCACCCTGCTCATTGCCCATGGTTTCAATCCCAACCAGTGGATTGTCGATACCGGCGTGCCGGGTGGACGCCTTATTCTGCGCAAAAAAGACGTCAAACTCGGCGTCCTGGAGAGGTCTTCTTTCGAAGAGATGATGATACAGGCCAATCCTCCCCGCTGGGGGAGGGACGGGAGCATCTTCCCGCCCATCTTCGTCAACAGGAGTGAATTGCCCGCCGGCACGGCCGATCCCGCCTTGCCCGGATCGTCAACCCTGGCCGCCTGGAACGTCGATAAAACAGGCTCGATGATCGAGGTCAGGATTCCCTGGGGGCTGCTCTATGTGGCCGATCCGTCCACCCACCTCTTCTATGGGGGAACGGACGGGCAGGCGGAGCCGGTCTTCACCAAGGGCGGCGCCATCGGGATTGCGGCCATGCACTTCACCGTCGGCGAGTCCGGACCGCGTTTCCAGGAGAGTCTCCCGCACTCGGTCAACAACAGGATCAATCATGCATTGCCGGCATATGCCTGGGCGGAGTGGAATGAAATGCAGGTCAAGCCTTACATGAAACCGGCCTACTATAGCCTTCAGAGAAGCTTCCGGCAGATGCTGACCGAGATGAAGAAATGACTCTCTGAATCGGGAGGGTGGGAGTCCGAGAGGTGCGGGAGGTTCTCAGCGAGCGCCGGCGAAGCAGGCTCCGAGTTTCTCCATGCCCCCCCACCGCTTCAGAAGATCCATTCCCATGGCGTTGATCTCGTTTAAGGTCTTCGGCTGCTCATCGCCGGTTCCAGGGAAGATCAGGTACTGGATCCCGCTCTTGGTCCCGCCGATTCGCGCATCCGGATCCACGCCGAGTGCCGTGGCGAGGGCGATCGATCCCTCTCCGATGCCGGTCTTGGGCGCCTGATCCGCAAGGATGGCGAAGGAATACAGGCCGTTCTCGGTATTTCTTACGATTGCGATATCCCCCAGACAGGCCCTGGCGTCACGCCGGCATTTGCCATCGGGGTGCATGACCTGTTTCGGCAACGCAAGATAGGGGATTTTTTCAGAGTCAACGTATCTGTGCGGGTCTGTCCGCCTCTTCGTCCTGTCGTAAAGGCTCGTTGTGGAGACGTAGTACCCGGGGGCGGGATCCGTGGAATTCTGGATGTACGGTTTCCTGTTCGCCAGGACGATTCCGACCCAGTTTCCCTGCTCGTCCTTTCCGTGTGCATTATCGTCTATGCCGATGTTTTTGGGATGGTATGCATGGGGTGACCCGTCCGCGTCGATGGTCATGCCGGTCTGGAAGAAGAAGACGTCATACCCGCGCTGCTTCCAGACGGCAACCTTCTCACCCTTGTTGTCGACCACCTGCCAGACCATTCGGTCGCAGAAAGCCCTGTTCGGTGATGCCGCTTCGAGACGGCCGGGACCGTGATGAACGAACGTTATATACAAGCAAAAGGTCGCGATCAGGACAAGAGAGGCAACGATGATCCCCGTTCTCTTCCTTGCGGATCGACCATGTTCTTCATGCAAATGGCTGCCTTGTGACTTCATACAGATCCAACTGAAAATTCCGCTCTGGCTTCACCCCGCCCTGTGCTTCACAATCCTGAATCAGGCGTCATCGTTTCCCTTGCTCAAAGGCCTTTCAACCGATGCCTCCGCAGTTGGAATCCCGACCGAATTATAGAAAGGGAATGTACATTATCCGACACAGGAATGGTTTGCAAGTGGATTGGGGCTGTTTGAAGGGAAAGAGACCATCCGGATGATCCACCGCGGGATCGGTCAAATCCATTTCATCCAACGGAAAGAAACGCACTGTATATTCGGCAGGCGGATCCCTTAATCATCAGAGGCGGTTTCCAGGAGCCGGACCTCATCGAGGAGACTGCGCACCCTGGCCGGATCCTTCCGGAAACGGATCGGCCGGCCATTGTAGTCCGTCATGTTGGTAAGCGTGCAACTGTCCACGCCGGCGGGACGGACGGTCCGAACGGCCTCCCGGACATTGTCGGGCGAGATGCCGCCGGCCAGGATCACCGGGATGCGAACCCTGCGGCACAGGGCGGAGGCAATCCCCCAGTGGCAAATCTTCCCGGTGATCCCAACGAATCCCTCCACGGGCTGCTGACCGGAAGAGGCGCCGGCCGTCCATCCCAACCGCGTATCGGTCATAAAGAAATCACAAGTATCGACGAGCAGGGATGCGACTCGAAGAACCGCCCGTTCTGCGGTCTGGGCGTCCGGCAGGTCCGCCTCCGGAACGGGGACGGAGCGAATGATGCTGACATCCGGAAACTCTCGGCGCACCCGTTCGTGCAACCGGTCCATCCGCTCGCACGATTTCTCTATGCCATCATGGTCCTGGAGAGGAATATCGTCGCAGAAATGAACCAGGCCGGGCCTGTAATATTCCAGAGCCCGGAGAATCTCATCCGTTTCTGTAAGCAGTGGAATCAGGGTGCTTTTCGATGGGGAGTGATTGATCAGTTCGATGGACTCCCTGAGAAGGGGCTGTTTCCACTCTTCACGGAAGAGGATCACACCGCCGATGTGGTCGACGCCCAGCTCAATGAGCGGTCCCGCCTCCCGGGGCTCCTGAACTTCGTAGATCTGGACGAGGATTTTTTCCATCCGGAAGCTACGAAGGGATGAAGTCCCGATCCCGTGCGACTGTCATGCCGATCGCTCCCGTCGGGCAGAAATGGCTGCAGACGCCGCAACCAATACAAATGTCATCATGGATGGCAGCCAGGTCTTGTGAATCCAGGTAGATGGCATCCATGGGGCATTCATCCACGCAGATTCCACACCCCGTACACGACGACGCCTCGACAACGGCCCGGTACCGGCTGGGAACGAGCAGACTGTTCGTCTCCTCTTTCCGGGCGTAGGGGAGGCCGACACAACAGCATTGGCAGCAATTGCAGATCACCGTTCCAATCCCGGCCTTGTTTTCGGTCAGGTGAACCAGCCCTGCTTCCTCGGCGCTGCGGAGAATCGCCTTTGCTTCCTCGACGTCGATCCGCCGGCCCGTGCCGCGCTTGATGGCGTATTCAGCCCCCCGGTTCATCTGGAGACATACCTCCAGCGGTTTGTCGCACTTGCGCATGATCATCCGGCACGGGCACTTCGTCACGGCGAGCAGGTCCGCGCTTTCGACGATCCGGCTGGCATCCTCGTAGGCCAGGACATGGCTTTCGGGCTCGATCTTTTCATGGATGGGGATCACCCGGAAGAACGGGGGGGCCTGGATTGCCTTCAGCAGGGCCGGCACCTGCGGGTACTCTTCCTCCGTATA
This DNA window, taken from Syntrophales bacterium, encodes the following:
- a CDS encoding HEAT repeat domain-containing protein; the encoded protein is MGDLRLILIVSILSVFSFVLGFIIASVFRRIRNERRYSTIDQLRDKFRTKLAEIDSITAIDRFSVSQWQSAVRKGSVEWVALEDVIFEFAERKGQKAFARRLFTALGYTKHYQSLLSARSAIDLSMAADKLGRIGDPSSLEPLSKLLDHPKSEVSTVAFRALCRIGKRDALHRLLNALPKLMKNENVSSKTIQTSLLLFEPWASATIIEYAGKTSDPKILALLVETLIGFPPHKEMFDMAVTLVSHSDPEVRGKALRLLGREDNASYSCDPAVFKPLVSDPVWFVRLQAAKTIGRIKCDHYMEMLKKFALDEKWQVRDAAAFALSEMGEASIDSFRELMETPDRYAKESICEEIQRSGYVLGLIDYLGDRESDRKSKSKRILQLMHQLGFSSPLRDALESASSSPQVRTEIQSILNAGGAQ
- a CDS encoding polysaccharide deacetylase family protein, giving the protein MTTTFFSAAFFLLFLSQGWCANSASSAGMAVTPAHVTVLMYHKVSDNPEESPDHTLVRVARFEEQMKYLKDNGYTTIDLYDLKAYMDKKISLPEKSVVLTFDDGWKSVKNAIPIMKKYNFKATFFIVLEYIDGAYPAFLTWEEFSEILADRNFDVGCHSHTHPWIPGNHLISWLTGKTPNRSRSDVVAEVAGAKKSMEDKLQRPIVHYSWPSGWYNAELLAIARDSGYITTVTTDQGVNMPGMDPMKIRRYPVYGQFSIEQFGQLLTTNFGDVSPMAGSVPAGKDAASGYPTRK
- a CDS encoding tetratricopeptide repeat protein → MKQGKPEQAVTLLSTPKAMKDAGLSSIQGWAYLRLNDPDGAEKAFRRSIGLREKQSDAHCGLGYVNLRRGLPVDAMVSFKKGLEQGRMNMDCMAGLAMALEQTGDRTGAKQAAETVLKKDKTNELAQAVLRRLDLTEERPPEDPIRIALDTYRKGEWGAARILLKKIAFDGKMNETVLSALADCHYRLGNVPEAADVYRLMMERGIGTEMARLQLSRIYGIRPGDVQWWQKSSPLTRGRPAKTQFLYRAKGDYFEYFDGKDWKRTYLVGMNIGPAAPGEYPSTAPRDVEAYEVWFDQIAAMESNMIRAYTILPPAFYTALKRHNEKASRPLWLLQEVWLTEREDTVDLYDSRWRDEFREEARRVVDLLHGNAVIPYRPGHAAGIYTADVSPYVFAIGPGREVETSIVLGTNRLHPNKTSYKGRYIEVKNGNPSEVWFAETIDYVASYEMERYNAQRPMTIVNWPPLDPMSHVTEANYAEEMAMRGIPVAATTKDMNDSDAVSLDVMKLNATSTYPAGLFAAFHVYTYWPDFLMYDREYPKTRDDLGSNRYYGYLLDLKKHHRGMPLLVAEYGVPTSWGIAHVHPDGWHNGGFSEKGQAELLDRMTRNIKDSGCAGGLIFAWLDEWWKSVADNFTRPFDQPPERRTFWQNMLNPEENFGIVGYRPNATVPLLRGNDSDWEKATTISADSSPKAGRIRAVRAMSDYAYVYLRIDLDKSRSVIDWKKEAFWVALSTLPGRAGSRELPRPAPRITDGATFLLKFDRPDMATLLIAHGFNPNQWIVDTGVPGGRLILRKKDVKLGVLERSSFEEMMIQANPPRWGRDGSIFPPIFVNRSELPAGTADPALPGSSTLAAWNVDKTGSMIEVRIPWGLLYVADPSTHLFYGGTDGQAEPVFTKGGAIGIAAMHFTVGESGPRFQESLPHSVNNRINHALPAYAWAEWNEMQVKPYMKPAYYSLQRSFRQMLTEMKK
- a CDS encoding glycoside hydrolase family 75 protein — protein: MVWQVVDNKGEKVAVWKQRGYDVFFFQTGMTIDADGSPHAYHPKNIGIDDNAHGKDEQGNWVGIVLANRKPYIQNSTDPAPGYYVSTTSLYDRTKRRTDPHRYVDSEKIPYLALPKQVMHPDGKCRRDARACLGDIAIVRNTENGLYSFAILADQAPKTGIGEGSIALATALGVDPDARIGGTKSGIQYLIFPGTGDEQPKTLNEINAMGMDLLKRWGGMEKLGACFAGAR
- a CDS encoding 4Fe-4S binding protein; its protein translation is MPDGDVYRELSKKVGAGESDIVPLIWKVVCSEDEARLVNALPASVEDLSERFEKPRPEMDTILQSLFRKGLVFESFKDGRPIYRMPRHIIQFHDASSLWPEAPGELLDLWRRYTEEEYPQVPALLKAIQAPPFFRVIPIHEKIEPESHVLAYEDASRIVESADLLAVTKCPCRMIMRKCDKPLEVCLQMNRGAEYAIKRGTGRRIDVEEAKAILRSAEEAGLVHLTENKAGIGTVICNCCQCCCVGLPYARKEETNSLLVPSRYRAVVEASSCTGCGICVDECPMDAIYLDSQDLAAIHDDICIGCGVCSHFCPTGAIGMTVARDRDFIPS